In Capsicum annuum cultivar UCD-10X-F1 chromosome 11, UCD10Xv1.1, whole genome shotgun sequence, one genomic interval encodes:
- the LOC107847987 gene encoding probable xyloglucan endotransglucosylase/hydrolase protein 33 — MFFSSLFFHSINSPFSPHTYYKLNNKRKKMKFSLHDKTLVLSELLIFYMIVVVSCRGPVYKPPETEKLTDYFSRLSVNQSYNVFYGGSNIHMTNNGSSAELILDKSSGSGLISKDKYYYGFFNAALKLPAHFTSGVVVAFYLSNSDMFPHNHDEIDFELLGHEKRRDWVLQTNLYGNGSVHTGREEKFYLWFDPTLDFHDYTILWNNHHIVFLVDNVPIREVVHNTAISSVYPSKPMSIIVTIWDGSEWATHGGKYPVNYNYAPFVTTMKGIQLEGCIKHQNNYASSIVIPTCSRRSTSSLDPVDGEGFMKLSQQQMTGLDWARRKHMFYSYCQDTKRYKVLPPECTAN, encoded by the exons atgtttttttcttctctattttttcactCCATAAATAGCCCATTTAGCCCCCACACATATTACAAAttaaacaataaaagaaaaaaaatgaaattttctcTTCATGATAAAACACTTGTATTATCAGAGTTGTTGATTTTTTACATGATAGTTGTTGTTTCATGTCGAGGTCCAGTGTATAAACCTCCAGAAACTGAGAAATTAACCGATTATTTTAGTAGATTATCGGTTAATCAGAGTTATAATGTGTTTTATGGAGGTTCTAACATTCATATGACAAATAATGGGTCCAGTGCTGAACTTATCTTAGATAAATCTTCAG GTTCTGGACTGATCTCTAAGGACAAATATTACTATGGTTTCTTCAATGCTGCACTTAAATTACCTGCTCATTTTACATCAGGAGTTGTTGTTGCATTTTAT TTGTCAAATTCAGATATGTTCCCACACAACCATGATGAAATAGACTTTGAATTACTTGGGCATGAAAAGAGAAGGGATTGGGTTCTGCAGACAAATCTTTATGGAAATGGAAGTGTTCACACCGGCAGAGAAGAAAAATTCTACCTCTGGTTTGACCCAACACTGGATTTCCACGACTATACCATCCTTTGGAACAATCATCACATAGT ATTTCTTGTGGACAATGTGCCAATAAGAGAGGTGGTTCACAACACAGCAATTTCTTCAGTTTATCCATCAAAGCCAATGTCAATTATAGTGACAATATGGGATGGATCAGAATGGGCAACACATGGAGGAAAATACCCTGTAAACTACAATTATGCACCCTTTGTAACAACAATGAAAGGAATACAATTAGAAGGTTGTATAAAGCATCAAAATAATTATGCTTCTTCAATAGTAATTCCTACATGTTCTAGAAGAAGTACTTCAAGTTTGGACCCTGTTGATGGTGAAGGATTTATGAAATTATCACAACAACAAATGACAGGGCTGGATTGGGCTAGGAGAAAACATATGTTCTACTCATATTGTCAAGATACTAAGAGATACAAAGTTCTACCACCAGAGTGCACTGCTAACTAA